A window from uncultured Desulfobacter sp. encodes these proteins:
- a CDS encoding site-specific integrase has translation MKLTKEQISNIIEQYIEEGLDTIENELLPKRPLSEERVDNLIEGTEDVRSMAVENLVTFNYKAVGASADGFLVQRDIKPDKDSYEYRQLCHGLLKASVGLSDVEVARTRGDYEFGFPYEKMGLMHLNERATAPHPAQPAPRPKSPKITDLIESWRTENITADLWKGRTLDRYTGYQNIILQVIGADTPILSVDHETVRHLKETLLKVPSGMNKKTEFRDKSMPQIIEINESKGYPTLSVNTVNGYLTHLGAFFKWCVGQGHMLQNYADGAKIKTRKTKRPDEIRKAFSKADLMVLFGSPGYREDQFKESYHFWLPILALYTGARMNELAQLRLKDIQVVDNVPSLVFQEDPDDPTISIKNAASLRTIPLHPFIAEELNFMGYVQSMRDRGEVRLFPELPYQNNNYGHKATKWFGAYKTRLGLTSKQLVFHSFRHTLTDNLKQQLITETLIDELTGHALQGETMGRYGKRYNVDVLYREAVLKLDYDINLEHLKKSKWCVGK, from the coding sequence GTGAAGCTAACAAAAGAACAAATATCGAATATCATTGAACAGTATATTGAAGAGGGTTTGGACACCATTGAGAACGAGCTTCTCCCCAAAAGGCCCCTCTCCGAGGAGAGAGTCGACAACCTGATCGAAGGCACAGAAGATGTCCGGTCTATGGCCGTTGAAAATCTGGTCACCTTCAACTACAAAGCAGTGGGAGCTTCAGCAGACGGCTTTCTTGTACAGCGTGACATCAAGCCCGACAAAGATTCCTACGAATACCGACAGCTTTGTCATGGTCTCCTCAAAGCAAGTGTCGGCCTGTCGGATGTCGAAGTTGCAAGGACAAGAGGAGATTATGAGTTCGGATTCCCTTACGAAAAAATGGGGCTCATGCACCTGAACGAAAGGGCGACAGCACCGCACCCGGCCCAACCAGCACCCCGGCCAAAATCTCCCAAAATCACTGATCTGATTGAATCATGGCGCACGGAAAACATAACGGCAGACCTGTGGAAAGGACGCACCCTGGACAGATATACGGGTTATCAGAACATTATTCTCCAAGTCATCGGTGCTGACACCCCCATTCTTTCCGTCGACCATGAAACGGTACGACACCTGAAAGAAACCTTATTAAAAGTCCCATCGGGAATGAATAAGAAGACCGAATTCCGGGACAAATCAATGCCTCAGATTATCGAAATCAACGAGTCCAAAGGCTACCCCACCCTTAGCGTGAACACCGTCAACGGTTACCTAACCCACTTGGGCGCTTTCTTCAAATGGTGTGTCGGGCAAGGCCACATGCTCCAGAATTATGCGGATGGTGCCAAGATCAAAACCAGAAAAACCAAACGCCCCGATGAAATCAGAAAGGCCTTTTCAAAAGCTGATCTAATGGTCCTGTTTGGATCTCCAGGTTACCGAGAGGACCAGTTCAAAGAATCTTATCATTTTTGGCTTCCCATCCTTGCCTTGTACACTGGGGCCAGAATGAATGAGCTTGCACAACTCAGGCTCAAGGATATTCAGGTGGTGGACAATGTCCCGTCCCTGGTTTTCCAGGAAGACCCCGATGATCCAACCATCAGCATTAAAAATGCCGCATCACTGCGAACGATTCCTTTACACCCTTTTATTGCCGAAGAACTGAATTTCATGGGATATGTTCAGTCGATGAGAGACAGGGGTGAGGTCCGTCTATTCCCTGAATTACCATATCAAAATAACAACTACGGCCACAAGGCAACCAAGTGGTTCGGGGCTTACAAAACCAGACTCGGCCTGACGTCAAAACAGTTGGTATTCCACAGCTTTCGGCACACTCTGACGGACAACCTGAAACAACAACTGATCACCGAAACGCTTATTGATGAACTCACAGGCCATGCCCTCCAGGGCGAAACCATGGGCAGATATGGTAAACGATATAACGTGGATGTTTTATACAGGGAGGCGGTGTTAAAGCTTGATTACGACATTAACCTGGAGCATCTTAAAAAGTCCAAATGGTGCGTGGGGAAATAG
- a CDS encoding DUF3426 domain-containing protein, translating to MIITCEKCATRFVLDDALIKPGGSKVRCSKCLHVFTAFPSELPGLELSDQPKPEEYDTPIDEPELQDDSDLNESQNDDLSLDVDSADPEDSDIDFSEIEFDDSEFEDNSPPPQTDLDTRNFQDQDLKIEAPSNDFDEEGLDFETADFEIEEPELDFQDDDLELDTQDFELESSEDKIASERPSMPGDSETADIEISFDQDDDEESGLELEALSFELEDPAKEPPHLDELELETQEEDGLELEFEDDSQTDLVLETDKDDDDQDLFLDPDDALTNPSAQAQEGIPDAQSDMQNEAFPSEDLSLEPDGSDDEESGDQETNEELGQTVSEADKFAEYDKVLEQETEPEDSELTLPESEEEETTSEPDSAPYPAEDEIEAAAETAQEQGPMITPLSAQSVRQKRSAKKKKGLSPAVKILLVLTLLLLAAYVAIMSLGVTIPVVSDIQIPFISQWLAPKPAPKPPLKPVLDEPSINGRFVSNTSAGDLFIVTGKVKNPSNKSVSFIRVKGTLMKKNNTKAGTLIAYCGNIIPEEALKTGNISDITKQMGVKEGNQNTNVNIKPGASVMFMLIFSNLPEDLANFTVAVQGFEAAQE from the coding sequence ATGATCATTACCTGCGAAAAGTGCGCAACCCGGTTTGTCCTTGACGATGCCCTGATTAAGCCCGGGGGATCAAAGGTTAGATGCAGTAAGTGCCTGCATGTTTTTACAGCCTTTCCATCGGAGCTCCCAGGACTTGAACTGTCTGATCAGCCGAAACCAGAAGAATACGACACCCCCATTGATGAACCGGAATTGCAGGACGATTCAGACCTTAACGAATCCCAAAACGACGATTTAAGCTTGGACGTCGATTCAGCCGACCCGGAAGATTCGGATATTGATTTCTCAGAAATTGAATTCGATGACTCGGAATTTGAAGACAATTCGCCCCCCCCCCAGACAGATTTAGACACTCGGAATTTTCAGGACCAGGATCTTAAAATTGAAGCGCCGTCCAATGACTTTGACGAAGAAGGTCTGGATTTTGAAACTGCTGATTTTGAGATAGAGGAACCGGAACTGGACTTCCAGGATGATGATCTTGAACTGGACACCCAGGATTTTGAACTTGAATCAAGCGAAGATAAGATCGCTTCTGAACGGCCGTCAATGCCCGGTGATTCAGAGACAGCAGACATTGAAATCAGTTTTGACCAAGATGACGACGAAGAATCAGGCCTTGAGCTTGAAGCGCTGTCCTTTGAGCTGGAAGATCCAGCCAAAGAGCCGCCTCATTTAGATGAACTGGAACTGGAGACCCAAGAGGAAGACGGGCTGGAACTTGAATTTGAAGACGATTCCCAGACCGATCTTGTTCTTGAAACAGATAAAGACGACGATGATCAGGATTTATTCCTCGACCCGGACGACGCCCTGACAAACCCATCTGCCCAGGCACAGGAAGGGATTCCTGACGCACAATCGGATATGCAAAACGAGGCATTCCCATCAGAAGACTTATCCCTTGAACCTGACGGCAGCGACGATGAAGAATCCGGCGACCAGGAAACAAACGAAGAACTTGGGCAAACCGTCTCAGAGGCGGATAAATTTGCAGAATATGACAAAGTGCTGGAACAGGAAACAGAGCCCGAAGATTCAGAACTAACCCTCCCGGAATCCGAAGAGGAAGAGACCACATCCGAACCTGATTCAGCCCCGTATCCGGCAGAGGATGAAATTGAGGCCGCCGCAGAGACAGCCCAAGAACAAGGGCCGATGATCACACCGTTGTCCGCACAAAGCGTCCGCCAGAAACGAAGCGCAAAAAAGAAAAAAGGACTAAGCCCGGCAGTTAAAATTCTGTTGGTACTGACGCTGCTCCTCCTGGCAGCCTATGTGGCGATAATGAGTCTTGGGGTAACCATTCCGGTTGTCTCCGACATTCAGATTCCATTTATCAGCCAGTGGCTTGCGCCCAAACCGGCGCCCAAACCGCCGTTGAAACCCGTGCTGGACGAACCTAGTATAAATGGACGATTCGTTTCCAATACAAGCGCAGGGGATCTGTTTATTGTTACAGGCAAGGTTAAAAACCCCTCCAATAAGTCAGTCAGCTTCATTCGGGTCAAAGGAACCCTGATGAAAAAAAACAACACCAAAGCAGGCACGCTGATCGCCTATTGCGGAAATATAATACCCGAAGAGGCCCTAAAAACCGGAAATATCTCGGATATAACCAAGCAGATGGGCGTCAAAGAGGGAAATCAGAATACCAACGTCAATATCAAACCCGGGGCCTCGGTCATGTTTATGCTGATTTTTTCCAATCTGCCCGAGGATCTGGCCAATTTCACCGTGGCTGTTCAAGGCTTTGAGGCCGCCCAGGAATAA
- a CDS encoding IS3 family transposase (programmed frameshift) has protein sequence MKKDRKKYAPEFKEEAVKLITEQGYQITEAARNLGVNPTMLGRWKREIEGSGESATGLQGSVAMKAELSRLRKENNRLKMERENLKKGSSLLRERNELKYQFVDAERKAYPVALICIVMLISRSGYYAWRKCKKSLRQREVERLIPIVKAAHQASRGTYGARRIAEEIKASGSPCGRYKAGSLMKMAGVAAKQKKKFKATTDSKHNLPVASNLLNRQFEVVEADKVYVSDITYIWTHEGWLYLAVVIDLFSRRVVGWSLSNRMTTKLIMDALHMAIRRRMPAPGLLFHSDRGSQYCSKNFQKMLNTLGMVSSMSRKGNCWDNAVAESFFGSLKTERVFFTNYMTREEARRDIIDYIEMFYNCNRRHSYLGYISPKEFEKLWFLEKAA, from the exons ATGAAGAAAGACAGAAAGAAGTATGCACCTGAATTCAAAGAAGAAGCAGTTAAACTGATAACCGAACAGGGATATCAGATTACCGAGGCAGCCCGAAATCTCGGAGTCAATCCAACCATGCTGGGTCGCTGGAAACGTGAGATTGAAGGTAGTGGAGAGAGTGCCACTGGTTTACAAGGAAGTGTGGCAATGAAGGCAGAGTTGAGCCGTCTTCGAAAAGAAAACAACCGTTTGAAGATGGAACGTGAAA ATCTTAAAAAAGGCAGCAGCCTTCTTCGCGAAAGAAATGAGCTGAAGTATCAATTCGTTGATGCTGAGAGGAAGGCTTACCCAGTAGCTCTGATATGTATTGTCATGCTCATATCCCGGAGTGGATATTATGCCTGGCGTAAATGTAAAAAATCATTGAGGCAGAGGGAAGTAGAGAGACTAATTCCTATTGTTAAAGCGGCTCATCAAGCATCAAGGGGTACCTATGGCGCCCGCCGGATTGCAGAAGAGATAAAAGCATCCGGCAGTCCTTGCGGGCGGTACAAAGCTGGGTCATTGATGAAAATGGCCGGTGTTGCCGCCAAGCAGAAAAAGAAATTTAAAGCGACGACAGACAGCAAACACAATTTGCCAGTTGCATCGAATTTACTGAACAGACAGTTTGAAGTTGTCGAAGCGGACAAGGTTTATGTCTCTGACATTACATACATTTGGACCCACGAAGGGTGGTTGTATTTGGCCGTCGTTATAGACCTTTTTTCACGCCGGGTTGTCGGCTGGTCCCTGAGTAATCGAATGACCACAAAGTTGATCATGGATGCCCTGCACATGGCAATCAGGCGTCGAATGCCTGCCCCTGGCCTGCTATTTCATTCAGACAGGGGAAGTCAGTATTGCAGTAAAAACTTCCAGAAAATGTTGAATACCCTTGGGATGGTTAGCAGCATGAGCCGGAAAGGGAATTGCTGGGACAATGCCGTGGCAGAGAGCTTTTTCGGTAGTTTGAAGACTGAGAGGGTCTTTTTTACAAACTACATGACCCGAGAAGAAGCCCGGAGAGACATCATTGATTACATCGAAATGTTTTACAATTGCAACAGACGTCATTCCTATTTGGGGTATATCAGTCCAAAAGAATTTGAAAAACTGTGGTTTTTAGAAAAAGCCGCTTAA
- a CDS encoding recombinase family protein — translation MATGQHIGYTRVSTTDQSTSRQLDGIHLDKTFEDKVSGKSTDRPQLKACLDHLRDGDTLHVHSMDRLARNLQDLQGLVSDLTGRGVEVHFHKEALVFNTDTGAMSKLMLQIMGAVAEFERTLIKERQAEGIAKARKEGKHLGRKATLSPEQMKELKIMVDQGINKTDVALEFGISRQTLYRVLAKLEATA, via the coding sequence ATGGCAACAGGACAGCACATCGGGTACACCAGGGTAAGCACCACCGACCAAAGCACCTCCAGGCAACTGGATGGCATTCACCTGGACAAGACATTTGAAGACAAGGTCAGTGGAAAATCAACAGATCGGCCACAGCTTAAGGCTTGCCTGGATCATCTCCGAGATGGTGACACTCTCCATGTTCACAGCATGGACCGGCTTGCCAGGAACCTTCAGGACTTGCAGGGCCTGGTGTCTGACCTGACGGGCCGGGGGGTAGAGGTGCATTTCCATAAAGAGGCCCTGGTATTCAACACTGATACGGGGGCTATGTCAAAGCTGATGCTCCAGATTATGGGGGCTGTGGCTGAATTTGAGCGGACCCTGATAAAGGAACGTCAGGCCGAGGGCATAGCCAAGGCACGGAAAGAGGGCAAACACCTGGGCAGGAAAGCCACATTGTCACCAGAGCAAATGAAGGAACTCAAGATCATGGTGGATCAGGGCATCAATAAAACAGATGTAGCTCTGGAGTTTGGGATCAGTCGGCAGACGCTTTACCGGGTCTTGGCAAAACTGGAGGCGACTGCATAA
- a CDS encoding J domain-containing protein, producing MAQDYYKTLGIDKTATAADIKKAYRKLAIKYHPDKTQGDKALEDKFKTISEAYAVLSDPEKRKQYDTYGSADFQQKFSQEDIFRNFDLGDILKEFGFGGGGGFNRSGGFSSAFKQGGARSSYSGMGGNPFFQNAGAGGGYGRRAPAKGKDLEYEIPLTLDEILNGGNKTITISQDGQAKAIEVKIPKGLTQGKKIRLAGKGESGANGGPAGNLYIKSSPSLPQGITLEGNDILMTKDVALTQALLGDKVEVTTPSGKTINLTLPPGTGHKAKMRLPGMGIPHMKGNGCGDLYVVVNIELPKQLNSKQKKLIEELKETGL from the coding sequence ATGGCGCAAGATTATTACAAAACACTTGGCATAGATAAGACGGCGACAGCCGCCGACATCAAAAAAGCATACAGAAAACTTGCCATCAAATACCACCCGGATAAGACCCAAGGGGACAAGGCCCTGGAAGATAAGTTCAAAACCATTTCAGAGGCCTATGCCGTTCTCAGTGATCCCGAAAAAAGAAAACAGTATGATACTTACGGATCAGCCGACTTTCAACAAAAATTTTCCCAGGAAGATATTTTCAGAAACTTTGATCTGGGCGATATCCTCAAGGAGTTCGGCTTCGGCGGTGGCGGCGGGTTTAACCGGTCCGGCGGTTTTTCTTCTGCATTTAAACAGGGGGGCGCAAGGTCTTCATATTCCGGCATGGGAGGCAACCCCTTTTTCCAGAACGCAGGGGCCGGCGGGGGTTACGGTCGAAGAGCCCCGGCCAAGGGAAAAGACCTGGAATATGAAATTCCCCTAACCCTGGACGAGATACTCAATGGCGGCAACAAAACCATCACCATATCCCAGGACGGGCAGGCCAAAGCCATTGAGGTGAAAATCCCCAAAGGGCTCACCCAGGGTAAAAAAATCAGACTGGCAGGCAAAGGCGAATCCGGCGCCAACGGCGGTCCGGCCGGCAACCTTTACATCAAATCCAGTCCGTCCTTGCCCCAGGGCATTACCCTGGAGGGGAACGATATTCTGATGACAAAGGATGTCGCCCTCACCCAGGCCCTTCTAGGAGATAAGGTTGAGGTAACCACCCCGTCTGGCAAAACCATAAACCTGACCTTGCCGCCGGGGACCGGGCACAAGGCAAAAATGCGTCTGCCGGGCATGGGAATTCCCCATATGAAAGGAAATGGTTGCGGAGATCTCTATGTTGTGGTTAATATAGAGTTGCCCAAACAATTAAACTCCAAACAAAAAAAACTAATCGAAGAACTTAAAGAAACGGGATTATAA
- a CDS encoding trypco2 family protein, producing the protein MELREFIKSSLVEISRGILDASKELEDTNAVVSPNDFKFTSESSQAFGRTFKSNVIDPTSGTRVVHKVDFDIAVVVDETDTAKAGVKISVMSIGLSAGGESSSKSGSTSRIKFSVPIVLPSKEA; encoded by the coding sequence GTGGAATTAAGGGAATTTATAAAATCTTCTTTGGTAGAAATATCTCGAGGCATACTTGATGCGAGTAAGGAGTTAGAAGACACAAATGCGGTTGTGAGTCCCAACGACTTTAAATTCACTTCTGAGAGTAGCCAGGCTTTTGGGCGTACTTTCAAAAGCAATGTAATAGACCCGACATCTGGCACACGAGTTGTTCACAAAGTGGATTTTGATATTGCTGTGGTTGTTGATGAGACAGATACGGCAAAGGCCGGTGTAAAAATATCGGTTATGTCTATTGGATTGTCAGCTGGAGGGGAGTCTTCTTCTAAGTCTGGGAGCACATCAAGAATCAAGTTTTCGGTGCCCATCGTTCTGCCATCAAAGGAAGCTTAA
- the hpt gene encoding hypoxanthine phosphoribosyltransferase — MPELIPLISQQEIKEKIQEIGKKISADYNDLDLVVIGVLKGAFVFMADLVRQITIDHEIDLVGASSYEGTSSTGQIVFTKKPDLELKGRDVLLVEDIVDTGRTLVKIVESMKSLNPRSIKICALIDKSERRETKVNVAYSCFSLDTGFIVGYGLDYNEKYRNLPAIFDLKL; from the coding sequence ATGCCAGAACTCATCCCCTTGATTTCCCAACAGGAAATCAAGGAAAAAATCCAGGAGATCGGAAAAAAGATCTCCGCTGATTATAATGATTTAGATCTCGTGGTTATCGGAGTACTCAAAGGGGCTTTTGTTTTTATGGCAGATCTTGTCCGGCAGATCACCATTGACCATGAAATTGATCTGGTGGGCGCGTCGTCATACGAAGGGACCTCATCCACCGGACAGATTGTATTTACAAAAAAACCCGACCTTGAACTTAAAGGACGTGATGTGCTATTGGTGGAAGATATCGTGGATACAGGACGGACCCTTGTAAAGATCGTCGAATCCATGAAATCATTAAATCCCCGGTCCATAAAAATATGTGCACTGATCGATAAAAGCGAACGCCGGGAAACGAAAGTCAATGTGGCCTATTCGTGTTTCAGCCTTGATACGGGGTTTATCGTGGGCTATGGGCTGGATTACAATGAAAAATACAGGAACCTGCCGGCAATCTTTGACTTAAAATTATAG
- a CDS encoding pentapeptide repeat-containing protein, with protein sequence MVKKFTDEEWEEYLKVRQTGFEGNPEHLKILLELGVRGWNAWRVKNPDIYPNLTNVDLTFRKGDLVQGGFYEKIAKDGDLIVLDSNEERPVFDLSHIDLKNAILNNADFSWVRFRKAVFRFAKLEKVQFECADLTEAYFGEANLKLSDFFKANLYKAVTNEADLRGASLAYANLDQTVVTDIKYTQKNAKGFGLKPVKGYFGANVESCMGNPLFRRDSMDMNFLEAYHRKHPKKYFLWKIMCNCGHSWILWAFWSVVLAGLFAGIFTAMGPDSFNLPHLKQYENSFWTYLYYSVVTFTTLGFGDIVPTKLSSAYAVMAEVIVGYIMLGGLISIFATKLARRS encoded by the coding sequence ATGGTGAAAAAGTTCACGGACGAGGAGTGGGAAGAGTATCTGAAAGTGCGTCAAACTGGATTTGAAGGGAACCCTGAACATCTTAAAATCCTTTTAGAACTTGGTGTAAGAGGCTGGAATGCATGGCGAGTAAAGAATCCTGATATTTATCCTAATCTTACCAATGTAGATCTAACATTCCGAAAAGGAGATTTGGTTCAAGGTGGTTTTTATGAAAAAATAGCCAAGGATGGCGATCTCATTGTCCTCGACAGCAATGAAGAACGGCCCGTTTTTGATCTCAGTCATATAGATCTGAAAAATGCAATTCTGAACAACGCTGATTTTTCTTGGGTTAGATTCCGAAAGGCTGTATTCCGGTTTGCAAAACTTGAAAAAGTTCAGTTTGAGTGCGCTGATTTAACTGAAGCATATTTTGGGGAGGCGAATTTAAAGCTATCTGATTTTTTTAAGGCAAACCTTTATAAAGCAGTGACGAATGAAGCTGATCTTAGAGGCGCATCTTTAGCGTATGCAAACTTAGACCAGACCGTTGTCACGGATATAAAATATACTCAGAAAAACGCCAAGGGATTTGGTCTGAAGCCTGTTAAAGGCTATTTTGGCGCTAACGTCGAATCTTGTATGGGTAACCCGTTGTTCAGAAGAGACTCAATGGATATGAACTTTCTTGAAGCTTACCATAGGAAGCATCCTAAAAAATATTTTTTGTGGAAGATAATGTGTAACTGTGGGCATTCTTGGATTTTATGGGCATTTTGGTCTGTGGTATTAGCCGGACTTTTCGCTGGAATATTTACAGCAATGGGGCCAGATTCTTTCAATCTGCCTCATTTGAAGCAATATGAAAATAGTTTCTGGACCTACCTCTATTATAGCGTGGTTACATTCACAACCCTTGGTTTTGGTGACATCGTGCCAACAAAACTATCATCTGCATATGCTGTCATGGCTGAGGTGATAGTAGGATATATAATGTTGGGTGGGTTGATTTCAATATTTGCCACGAAGTTGGCGAGGAGGAGCTGA
- the mnmG gene encoding tRNA uridine-5-carboxymethylaminomethyl(34) synthesis enzyme MnmG, which produces MNTFKNRYDVIVVGAGHAGCEAALAAARMGCDTLLLTIDMDKIAAMPCSPSIGGTAKGQLVKEIDALGGWMAKISDASAIQYRTLNTRKGPAVQSTRTQNDKNMYSRHMKHVLEKAENLDLKQAMVESLIVENNEVKGIVDNTGFEYLAASVVITTGTFLRGTVHIGASKIQAGRAGEFASTGLALSLESMDLEMGRMKTGTPPRLHADSIDFSQFNVHGSDQVIKPFSFSTTQVTTPMLPSFMGQTNPDTHAIIRNNLKYSALYGGHIKGQSARYCPSFEDKVVKFPDRDSHHVILEYEGIDSKEIYASGLGNSLPLEIQYQVVRSVKGLEQAQIMRPAYAIEYDYVSPLELTPALETKKVRGLFLAGQINGTSGYEEAGAQGLWAGANAAAKILGRPPFILDRSQAYIGVMVDDLVTRGTKEPYRMFTSRAEYRLLLREDNADLRLARIGYEYGLTDQVRLDEVRRIKEATKKELERVNQAVVKPSDETNAFLTGHNSNPIDTGVPLSQLLKRAELNYDLLQQIAPAPKPVQERAARQVEIEIKYEGYIRRQYNEIKKFEDLERIKIPTEFSFDVAHGLSNEIREKLNRINPASLGQASRIDGMTPAAISVLMVAISAFRQNRSTH; this is translated from the coding sequence ATGAACACGTTTAAAAACAGATATGATGTCATTGTGGTGGGTGCAGGACATGCCGGGTGCGAAGCCGCCCTGGCTGCGGCCCGCATGGGTTGCGACACCCTTTTGCTCACCATCGACATGGACAAAATTGCGGCCATGCCCTGCAGTCCATCCATCGGCGGCACAGCCAAAGGCCAGCTGGTCAAGGAGATTGACGCCCTGGGCGGCTGGATGGCAAAGATATCAGACGCTTCGGCCATCCAGTACCGGACCCTGAACACCCGCAAAGGCCCGGCGGTCCAGTCCACCCGAACCCAGAATGACAAGAACATGTATTCAAGACACATGAAGCATGTCCTGGAAAAGGCCGAGAATCTGGATCTAAAACAGGCCATGGTGGAATCTTTGATCGTTGAAAACAATGAAGTCAAAGGGATTGTGGACAATACCGGATTTGAATATCTGGCCGCAAGCGTGGTCATTACCACCGGGACCTTTCTGCGTGGCACAGTCCATATCGGGGCTTCAAAAATCCAGGCCGGGCGCGCCGGGGAATTTGCCTCCACAGGCCTAGCCTTAAGCCTTGAATCCATGGACCTTGAAATGGGCCGAATGAAAACAGGCACCCCACCGCGACTGCATGCCGACTCCATTGATTTTTCCCAATTCAACGTCCACGGGTCAGACCAGGTGATCAAACCGTTTTCCTTTTCCACCACCCAGGTGACAACGCCCATGCTGCCAAGCTTCATGGGTCAGACCAACCCGGACACTCACGCTATCATCCGCAACAATCTGAAATATTCAGCCCTGTACGGCGGGCATATCAAGGGCCAGTCCGCCAGGTACTGCCCATCCTTTGAAGACAAGGTGGTAAAATTTCCGGACCGGGACTCCCACCATGTAATCCTGGAATATGAAGGCATTGACTCCAAGGAAATTTATGCGTCGGGCTTGGGAAACAGCCTGCCGTTGGAGATCCAGTACCAGGTGGTGCGTTCGGTCAAAGGCCTTGAACAGGCCCAGATCATGCGCCCGGCCTACGCCATTGAATACGATTATGTGTCGCCCCTGGAGCTGACGCCAGCCCTTGAAACCAAAAAGGTGCGGGGACTGTTTTTGGCAGGACAGATCAACGGCACCTCCGGATATGAAGAAGCCGGAGCCCAGGGCCTGTGGGCAGGCGCCAATGCCGCGGCAAAGATCCTTGGCCGACCGCCGTTTATTTTGGACCGCTCCCAGGCATATATCGGCGTCATGGTTGACGATCTGGTTACCCGGGGCACGAAGGAGCCCTACCGCATGTTCACCTCCCGTGCCGAATACCGGCTGCTGCTCAGGGAAGACAATGCAGATCTGCGGCTGGCCCGGATCGGTTATGAATACGGCCTGACAGACCAGGTCCGCCTGGATGAAGTTCGCCGGATCAAGGAAGCCACAAAAAAAGAACTTGAACGGGTCAACCAGGCTGTGGTCAAACCCAGTGATGAAACAAATGCCTTTCTTACCGGCCACAACTCCAATCCCATTGATACAGGAGTGCCGTTAAGTCAATTACTCAAACGAGCGGAGCTTAATTACGATTTGTTGCAGCAGATAGCCCCTGCCCCGAAACCCGTCCAGGAGCGCGCAGCCCGGCAGGTGGAAATCGAAATTAAATACGAAGGGTATATCCGGCGTCAGTACAATGAAATTAAAAAATTTGAGGATCTGGAACGGATAAAAATTCCAACTGAATTTTCCTTTGATGTGGCCCACGGCCTCTCCAATGAAATCAGGGAAAAACTCAACCGGATCAATCCGGCATCCCTGGGCCAGGCATCCCGAATCGATGGCATGACCCCGGCAGCCATCTCCGTTCTCATGGTGGCCATCAGCGCATTCAGACAAAATAGGTCTACCCATTAA